A region of the Planifilum fulgidum genome:
GCCTTTCAATTTCATTCCTCCCATAAAACTTGAATGGGGGAAATAGATTCTACAAGAAGGCTAAAAATTTACTCAACCCTGTTACGTAGCAAAACAGGAAAAATGATCGATTAATCAATCACCGGTGCCTTAACCGTACTGCGGTAGTGAAACGGAGCAGCAGAGGTAAACAACCACTCGATCCGTGTACGGGAGGTAGCAATAACCTCTTCGTCTTTGATTTCCACTTTCAGTGATTCCATGTCATAATATCCGGTGGCATCAAACCGGTTTAATCCCCATTTTTTGGCCTTCTTTTCATCTCCAATTTCGGCCGCGTACCGAACCGTATCGCGCAAAGTAACTTCCGTCTCAACGACAGCCATGCCGGCAACAAAAAACTGCGCGATAAACAATATCATGATCAGAAGCAATGGAATTATCGTCACAAATTCCAGTGTAACGGAGCCCCTTCTATTAAAGCGAAATATTCGCCCTAAGAACTTTCTTATCACCGGTTTGCTCCCCCTCCCTCGACTCGAGGAAACCGGCTTATCGTTATCTGCACTTTTGCCATTCCAAGACTCATGATTTCCACATCTGACTATTGATCCGCTAATAGGCGATGGTTTGTTTTGATTTTAACCACTTTAAATAGTCTCTTTTAGGTCCCGTACCGCTGCCTTTGACAAAGGCATCCTTAAACCAATCCTGAAAGACCGGTGGTTCAAACTTCATCTGTGCCTCAATCTCGATCCGGCCGTTTACGGGCAGGCGGATCTTCCCGTTTTTGTGACCACCGTTCTTAGTGACGTATTTTCTAACCTCTTCCCGCAGCTCATTTTGCCGACGATCAATCACCCTTCTCATGAAGGCATGCCGTTTTTCCTCGGTGCCCATAACGATCAAATAGGGATCCTTGTCAGGATACACGTTCATGGCTTCCTGTAATGCTCGATTCAGCTCCTCCTGCACCAACTGATCCAGCTTCTTTGTGGCCGCCAAACTTCCTGAATCCGCCACCGCCTGGGTATAGGCATGCTGCATCCAAGCGACAACCAACGTCCCTACCATTGAAAACACTACAAAAAAGGCAGCCAGCCCCACCACCCAAAACATTGTTACGTTTCCCCGTCGATCAAGCCGACGACGGTAGCGATGAAGCATATATTATAGTCTCCTCCTGCAGGAAAATGCTTGTTACATCCAAGATAATCTGTTTTTTTACACAGGAAGGCCACCTATTTCAAACACGTTTTGCGAAAACAACATTACCAAAGAAACTATTAACCACCAGCTACTTAGCATAACAGGAAAAATTTTGTATATTTAATGATCATATTGATCCAGCATCTTTTTTTCTTTCTCCTCTACTCTCTTCTGTTCTTTAA
Encoded here:
- a CDS encoding flp pilus-assembly TadE/G-like family protein; this translates as MLHRYRRRLDRRGNVTMFWVVGLAAFFVVFSMVGTLVVAWMQHAYTQAVADSGSLAATKKLDQLVQEELNRALQEAMNVYPDKDPYLIVMGTEEKRHAFMRRVIDRRQNELREEVRKYVTKNGGHKNGKIRLPVNGRIEIEAQMKFEPPVFQDWFKDAFVKGSGTGPKRDYLKWLKSKQTIAY
- a CDS encoding pilus assembly protein: MIRKFLGRIFRFNRRGSVTLEFVTIIPLLLIMILFIAQFFVAGMAVVETEVTLRDTVRYAAEIGDEKKAKKWGLNRFDATGYYDMESLKVEIKDEEVIATSRTRIEWLFTSAAPFHYRSTVKAPVID